A portion of the Blautia hansenii DSM 20583 genome contains these proteins:
- the ilvN gene encoding acetolactate synthase small subunit, with amino-acid sequence MNKRILSILVENTAGVLSRVSGLFSRRGYNIDSLSAGITTDPNYTRMTVVCKGDELILEQITRQVEKLEDVLSVKVLKDDQSVTRELMLVKVRVSPEQRAGITAIVDIFRANIIDVGKESMIVELTGNKSKLEAFIDLLDGYEILEIARTGIAGLSRGSDDIFYLSEDEEEF; translated from the coding sequence ATGAACAAGAGAATATTGTCTATTCTGGTTGAAAATACAGCCGGCGTACTGAGTAGAGTTTCGGGATTGTTCAGCCGCCGGGGTTATAACATTGACAGCTTATCGGCAGGAATTACCACAGATCCCAATTATACCCGTATGACAGTCGTATGTAAGGGTGATGAGTTAATTCTGGAGCAGATAACACGACAGGTAGAGAAACTGGAAGACGTTCTTTCTGTAAAAGTATTAAAAGACGATCAAAGTGTTACCAGAGAGCTGATGCTGGTAAAAGTCAGAGTTTCACCGGAGCAGCGGGCGGGGATTACAGCGATTGTAGATATTTTCAGAGCCAATATCATAGATGTAGGAAAAGAGTCCATGATTGTAGAGCTCACCGGAAATAAATCAAAGCTGGAAGCTTTTATAGACTTGCTTGACGGTTATGAAATTCTGGAAATAGCCAGAACCGGTATTGCCGGACTTTCAAGAGGTTCTGATGACATTTTCTATCTTTCAGAGGATGAGGAAGAGTTTTAA